One part of the Marinobacterium rhizophilum genome encodes these proteins:
- the modA gene encoding molybdate ABC transporter substrate-binding protein has product MHLNPVTLLALLLALLLPQSSAMARSAEPLTVYAAASLTRALDEVLDAFSQTHTTAVIANYASSSTLARQIAQGAPADLYLSANLQWMDYLDNAGLLAQNSRRTLLGNRLVLVTAANSTLAPIELEPHWDLAASLGDGRLAVGDPDHVPAGRYAQQALEWLNLWSVAEPRLARANNVRGAVALVERGEVPLGIVYGSDAIGTGVRVLAQFPDQSHRPIDYPVAIVRNADSPDARALLAFLQTPAAAEIFRRSGFDMRQDD; this is encoded by the coding sequence ATGCACCTGAATCCCGTTACGCTGCTGGCGCTGCTGCTTGCACTGCTGCTGCCCCAGTCATCCGCCATGGCTCGAAGCGCAGAGCCCCTCACCGTCTATGCCGCTGCGTCTCTGACCCGGGCCCTGGACGAAGTGCTCGACGCCTTCAGCCAGACCCACACCACAGCGGTGATCGCCAACTATGCGTCGTCCTCGACCCTGGCGCGCCAGATTGCCCAGGGCGCACCGGCGGACCTGTACCTGTCGGCCAACCTGCAGTGGATGGATTACCTCGACAATGCCGGCCTGCTGGCCCAGAACAGCCGCCGCACCCTGCTGGGTAACAGGCTGGTGCTGGTGACCGCCGCCAACAGCACCCTCGCACCCATTGAGCTGGAGCCGCACTGGGATCTGGCAGCGAGCCTGGGGGACGGCCGCCTCGCGGTGGGGGATCCTGATCACGTACCCGCAGGGCGCTACGCCCAGCAGGCGCTAGAGTGGCTGAATCTCTGGTCCGTCGCCGAACCGCGCCTGGCCCGGGCCAACAATGTGCGCGGCGCCGTGGCCCTGGTGGAACGTGGCGAGGTGCCACTGGGTATTGTCTACGGCAGTGACGCCATCGGTACCGGGGTCCGGGTACTGGCACAGTTTCCAGACCAAAGTCACCGCCCGATCGACTACCCGGTAGCGATAGTACGCAATGCGGACTCGCCAGATGCCCGCGCCCTGCTCGCCTTTCTGCAAACCCCGGCGGCGGCCGAGATCTTTCGCCGCTCTGGTTTTGACATGCGCCAGGACGACTGA
- the modB gene encoding molybdate ABC transporter permease subunit, protein MLSDYELQALLLSLKISSVAVLWSLPPGIMLAWLLARGRFPGKALLDSLIHLPLVLPPVVIGYLLLVGLGRQGVLGRWLYESFGLSFSFSWRGAALAAAVVAFPLLVRAIRLSLEAVDRRLEEAAHTLGAGRLRVFATITLPLTLPGILAGTVLAFARCLGEFGATITFVSNIPGETRTLPLAMFSFIETPGAEAEAARLCIIAIVVSLAALLFSEWLARLTRRRLEGAC, encoded by the coding sequence ATGCTGAGTGACTACGAACTGCAGGCACTGCTTCTGAGCCTGAAAATTTCCAGTGTGGCGGTTCTCTGGAGCCTGCCACCGGGCATTATGCTGGCCTGGCTGCTGGCCCGCGGGCGCTTTCCCGGCAAGGCGCTGCTCGACAGCCTGATTCACCTGCCGCTGGTGCTGCCACCGGTGGTTATCGGCTACCTGCTGCTGGTAGGCCTGGGACGCCAGGGCGTGCTGGGGCGCTGGCTGTACGAAAGCTTTGGCCTGAGTTTCAGTTTCAGCTGGCGCGGCGCGGCACTGGCTGCGGCCGTGGTCGCCTTCCCGCTGCTGGTGCGCGCCATCCGCCTGTCGCTTGAAGCCGTGGACCGTCGACTCGAAGAAGCCGCCCATACCCTGGGTGCGGGACGCCTGCGCGTTTTCGCCACCATTACCCTGCCGCTGACACTGCCCGGTATTCTGGCGGGCACGGTGCTGGCCTTCGCCCGCTGCCTCGGCGAGTTCGGCGCCACCATCACTTTCGTTTCCAATATTCCGGGCGAAACCCGCACCCTGCCCCTGGCCATGTTCAGCTTTATCGAAACACCGGGCGCCGAAGCCGAGGCCGCCCGGCTGTGCATCATCGCCATCGTGGTTTCACTGGCCGCACTGCTGTTTTCCGAATGGCTCGCCCGCCTGACACGCCGCCGGCTGGAGGGCGCATGCTGA
- the modC gene encoding molybdenum ABC transporter ATP-binding protein ModC, whose protein sequence is MLNICIDKRQGDLDLQLDIQLPMQGISAIFGRSGAGKTSLINMLSGLIRPDRGHITLGDEVLYDSRRNLHLRPEQRRIGYVFQEARLFPHYSVLGNLRYGCRRPDTAQFADIVELLGIGPLLERTPATLSGGERQRVAIGRALLSQPRLLLMDEPLASLDLPRKRELMPYLERLAAEVRLPILYVSHSLDEVLRLADHLVLLDKGRAPLQGPLEDIWGSEQMRPWFATDDVSAVLNARVTSQEPQWQMTQLSLGENLPLWVRRIDLPTGQQVRLRIRANDISIVRTKPQNGSIRNVLAARIEALQPDDDGHLMAVQLRIGGHRLWAHITLWAASELGLSVGDGVFAQIKGISLNQTDWAAHGGRP, encoded by the coding sequence ATGCTGAACATCTGCATCGACAAGCGACAGGGGGACCTTGATCTGCAGCTGGACATTCAGCTCCCCATGCAGGGCATCAGTGCCATTTTTGGCCGCTCGGGCGCCGGCAAGACCTCGCTGATCAACATGCTCAGCGGCCTGATCCGCCCGGACCGCGGGCACATCACCCTGGGCGACGAGGTGCTGTACGACAGCCGCCGCAATCTGCACCTTAGGCCGGAGCAGCGCAGAATCGGCTACGTGTTCCAGGAGGCCCGCCTCTTTCCACACTACAGCGTGCTGGGCAACCTGCGGTATGGCTGTCGCCGGCCCGACACTGCGCAGTTCGCGGACATCGTCGAACTGCTGGGCATAGGCCCGCTGCTGGAGCGTACGCCGGCGACGCTGTCCGGCGGTGAACGTCAGCGCGTGGCCATTGGCCGGGCCCTGCTCAGCCAGCCGCGCCTGCTGCTGATGGACGAACCCCTGGCCTCCCTCGACCTGCCGCGCAAGCGCGAGCTGATGCCCTACCTCGAACGCCTGGCAGCCGAAGTCCGCCTGCCCATCCTGTACGTCAGCCACAGCCTGGACGAGGTGCTGCGCCTGGCGGATCACCTGGTGCTGCTGGACAAGGGCCGCGCGCCGCTGCAGGGCCCGCTGGAGGACATATGGGGATCGGAACAGATGCGACCGTGGTTTGCGACAGACGACGTCAGCGCGGTACTGAACGCCCGGGTGACATCCCAGGAGCCGCAGTGGCAGATGACACAATTGTCGCTTGGGGAGAATTTGCCACTCTGGGTACGCCGTATCGACTTGCCGACGGGGCAGCAGGTCCGGTTGCGCATTCGTGCCAACGATATCTCCATTGTGCGCACGAAACCGCAGAACGGCAGCATTCGCAACGTACTTGCTGCCCGTATCGAGGCGCTGCAACCGGATGACGACGGCCACCTGATGGCGGTACAGCTGCGCATCGGCGGGCATCGCCTGTGGGCACATATCACGCTCTGGGCCGCATCTGAGCTTGGGTTGAGTGTCGGTGATGGGGTCTTTGCCCAGATCAAGGGCATCAGCCTGAACCAAACAGACTGGGCCGCCCACGGGGGACGACCCTGA
- the gorA gene encoding glutathione-disulfide reductase, whose amino-acid sequence MAEFDFDLFVIGAGSGGVRAGRMAAAMGVRVAIAEDRYLGGTCVNVGCVPKKLYVYASHYGDDFAQARGFGWQAEKPAFRWETLRDNKRQEIERLNGIYRNMLVNSGCTLIDGRARILDDHTVAVGDKRYSAQRILVATGGWPFVPQIEGREHITTSNEVFDLETFPERVVVVGGGYIAVEFAGIFAGLGAKTHQIYRGELFLRGFDQEVREFVAEEMRKKDVDLRFNTDVQRIDKAGDGSLRVELKNGEVLAADCVLYATGRVPNVTNLGLESVAVHQRDNGAIIVNEDFQTSAPSVYALGDVTDRVQLTPVALAEGMALVRNLYDGKAEKVDYDLIPTAVFCQPNIGTVGLTEEQARERYADIDVYSSSFRALKHTLSGSDERTLMKMIVDSATDRVLGVHMVGGDAGEIIQGIAIAMKAGATKAVFDSTIGIHPTAAEEFVTMRQKTR is encoded by the coding sequence GTGGCGGAATTCGATTTTGACCTGTTTGTAATTGGAGCCGGTTCCGGCGGGGTTCGAGCAGGTCGCATGGCGGCTGCCATGGGGGTTCGTGTGGCGATCGCCGAAGACCGCTACCTCGGCGGTACCTGCGTCAATGTTGGCTGCGTGCCCAAGAAACTCTACGTGTATGCGTCCCATTACGGGGATGACTTTGCGCAGGCGCGGGGCTTCGGCTGGCAGGCAGAAAAGCCGGCCTTTCGGTGGGAGACGCTGCGTGACAACAAGCGCCAGGAGATCGAGCGCCTCAATGGCATCTATCGCAATATGCTGGTCAATTCCGGCTGCACCCTGATCGATGGCCGGGCCCGTATACTGGACGACCATACCGTTGCCGTGGGTGACAAGCGCTACAGTGCGCAGCGCATTCTGGTGGCGACCGGTGGCTGGCCTTTCGTGCCACAGATTGAGGGTCGCGAGCATATCACCACCTCCAATGAAGTGTTTGACCTCGAGACCTTCCCCGAGCGTGTGGTCGTGGTGGGTGGCGGCTATATCGCGGTGGAGTTCGCCGGTATCTTTGCAGGCCTGGGCGCCAAAACCCACCAGATCTACCGTGGCGAGCTGTTTCTGCGCGGTTTCGATCAGGAAGTGCGGGAGTTTGTCGCCGAGGAAATGCGCAAGAAAGACGTGGACCTTCGTTTCAATACCGATGTCCAGCGCATTGACAAGGCGGGTGATGGCAGCCTGCGGGTTGAGCTGAAAAATGGTGAAGTCCTGGCGGCTGACTGTGTGCTCTATGCCACAGGGCGAGTGCCAAATGTCACGAATCTCGGGCTGGAAAGCGTTGCGGTGCACCAGCGTGACAATGGCGCCATTATCGTCAATGAGGATTTCCAGACCAGTGCGCCATCCGTCTATGCGCTTGGCGATGTTACGGACCGGGTGCAGCTGACGCCGGTGGCCCTGGCCGAGGGCATGGCGCTGGTACGCAACCTGTATGACGGCAAGGCCGAGAAGGTGGATTACGACCTGATCCCCACGGCGGTGTTCTGCCAGCCCAATATCGGCACTGTCGGCTTGACCGAAGAGCAGGCGCGAGAGCGTTACGCTGATATCGATGTTTACAGCTCGAGCTTTCGCGCCCTCAAGCATACGCTGAGCGGCAGCGATGAGCGCACCCTGATGAAAATGATCGTGGATTCAGCCACTGATCGAGTGCTGGGAGTACACATGGTGGGCGGGGATGCCGGCGAGATTATCCAGGGTATCGCCATTGCCATGAAGGCCGGCGCCACCAAGGCCGTGTTCGACTCCACCATCGGCATTCACCCGACGGCGGCGGAAGAATTTGTCACCATGCGTCAGAAGACCCGTTAG
- the xthA gene encoding exodeoxyribonuclease III produces MKLVSFNTNGIRARLHQLAALVESHQPDVIGIQETKVSDPEFPTEAIEALGYHVEFHGQKGHYGVCLISRQPPISVQKGFLTDDEDAQKRLIIGRYASSNGTEVTVINGYFPQGENMAHATKFPAKRKYYADLLAHLQDNCDPAEPLVVMGDLNISPEDIDIGIGEDNRKRWLRDGKTSFQPIEREWLQSLKDWGLQDTYRLHKPNDNEHFSWFDYRSRGFEREPRRGLRIDAILATAPLAALCTDANIDYAIRGMEKPSDHAPVWATFSL; encoded by the coding sequence ATGAAGCTGGTCTCATTCAATACCAACGGAATACGCGCCCGCCTGCACCAGCTCGCGGCACTTGTCGAATCACACCAGCCGGATGTCATCGGCATTCAGGAAACCAAGGTATCCGACCCCGAGTTTCCCACCGAGGCTATCGAGGCGCTGGGGTACCATGTGGAATTCCACGGCCAAAAAGGCCACTACGGTGTCTGTCTGATCTCACGCCAGCCACCGATCAGTGTGCAAAAAGGCTTTCTCACCGACGATGAGGATGCCCAGAAACGCCTGATCATTGGCCGTTATGCCAGCAGCAACGGCACCGAGGTGACGGTGATCAACGGCTATTTCCCCCAGGGCGAGAACATGGCCCATGCCACCAAGTTCCCGGCCAAACGCAAGTATTACGCCGACCTGCTAGCTCACCTGCAGGACAACTGCGATCCCGCCGAGCCGCTCGTGGTCATGGGGGATCTGAACATCTCGCCCGAAGACATCGATATTGGTATTGGCGAGGACAACCGCAAGCGCTGGTTGCGCGATGGCAAGACCAGTTTTCAGCCTATCGAGCGCGAATGGCTGCAAAGCCTCAAGGACTGGGGCCTGCAGGACACCTATCGGCTGCACAAGCCTAACGATAACGAACACTTCAGCTGGTTCGACTACCGCAGCCGCGGTTTCGAGCGCGAGCCCAGACGCGGGCTGCGCATCGACGCCATCCTGGCGACAGCGCCACTGGCGGCCCTGTGCACGGACGCAAACATTGACTATGCCATTCGCGGCATGGAAAAGCCCTCCGATCATGCGCCGGTATGGGCAACCTTCAGCCTCTGA
- a CDS encoding universal stress protein, giving the protein MKTISKILVNVEEHHDSTQAIAKAVWLAERSGAAIELFCCCFNLSVRNGYLFDREAGLHAQHAYLRQVEDRLLNTASSLQNQGLTVGVDVAWDRHHCEGVLRKAQRYGPDLLIHQIGVHSRLGHYWMAHQDWQLLRDCTIPVLLVKAHQWGRVPRVAACVDPFHECDAPAELDRAILNHACLLARLADGRLHVVHSYHALPQAAIFDEHVVTDYAALQKKVARKHAEALEKMLDEHGYVDAENVHQLEGETHLMLPAFAAQHRIDVMVMGSIARGFVDRMLLGSTIERIFDEMDCDVLAVKPAASVVAQPG; this is encoded by the coding sequence ATGAAAACCATTAGCAAGATTCTGGTCAATGTCGAGGAGCACCACGACAGCACCCAGGCGATTGCCAAGGCGGTGTGGTTGGCGGAGCGTTCGGGAGCTGCCATTGAGTTGTTTTGCTGCTGTTTCAACCTGTCGGTACGCAATGGTTACCTGTTCGACAGGGAAGCCGGGCTGCATGCCCAGCACGCCTACTTGCGCCAGGTGGAAGATCGTTTGCTCAATACCGCGTCCAGTTTGCAGAACCAGGGGTTGACTGTGGGTGTGGATGTGGCCTGGGACCGGCACCATTGCGAGGGTGTTCTGCGCAAAGCGCAGCGCTACGGGCCGGATCTGCTGATTCATCAAATCGGGGTTCATAGCCGCCTGGGGCATTACTGGATGGCGCACCAGGACTGGCAGCTATTGCGCGACTGTACGATACCGGTGTTGCTGGTCAAGGCGCACCAGTGGGGCCGCGTCCCGAGAGTTGCTGCCTGTGTCGACCCTTTTCACGAGTGCGATGCGCCGGCCGAGCTCGATCGGGCGATTCTGAACCACGCCTGCCTTCTGGCCCGCCTGGCTGACGGTCGCCTGCATGTGGTGCACAGCTATCATGCCCTGCCGCAAGCGGCGATCTTCGATGAACATGTTGTGACGGACTATGCCGCGCTGCAGAAAAAAGTCGCCCGGAAACATGCCGAAGCACTGGAAAAAATGCTCGACGAACACGGCTATGTGGATGCTGAAAATGTGCACCAGCTGGAGGGGGAAACCCACCTTATGCTGCCCGCGTTTGCCGCGCAGCACAGGATTGATGTAATGGTGATGGGGTCGATCGCCCGCGGTTTTGTGGACCGGATGCTGCTGGGCAGCACCATAGAGCGGATTTTTGATGAGATGGACTGTGATGTGCTGGCTGTCAAACCGGCGGCCTCGGTAGTGGCGCAGCCGGGTTAA
- a CDS encoding GGDEF domain-containing protein, with amino-acid sequence MTIQVLRLLIAPFALMLMATLVLFSSLSHLSAQLQLLIAALPYLLGAANLLLGFLFNQSRLLLAALNLLWAYALIQLCLQTPLERPDNYVLFSLLSLLLPVNQLLICLAPERGPLNRGVWLHLLLPLLAYLTLWLLWHKQMLGYWLGHLPMPLLELLAEGHYLSEGATWLFSATFLLGGAVLALRRTRADAALFVSLLTMPALFFWFDLNHISPLLFTCIQLLLCQALVSHSHQLAFIDELTGLPARRALQEQLSSPGQRYTLAMMDIDHFKQFNDHHGHDAGDQVLRMVASQLKRVGGGGRVFRYGGEEFTVLFRGKTEAQALPYLEQLRESIARYPLHLRQPDRTENAKAGRQQRQPGKRGAGAGKALSVTISIGLCERGPTHLHSDEVMQLADKALYAAKAAGRNRTLASSQLGRRKRRSSQADFA; translated from the coding sequence GTGACGATACAAGTTCTTCGCCTGCTTATCGCACCCTTTGCCCTGATGCTCATGGCCACACTGGTGCTGTTCAGCAGCCTGAGCCACCTGTCTGCGCAATTGCAGCTGCTCATCGCTGCCCTGCCCTATCTGCTGGGTGCCGCCAACCTGCTGCTGGGCTTTCTGTTCAACCAGAGTCGGCTTCTGCTTGCCGCGCTCAACCTGCTCTGGGCCTACGCCCTGATCCAGTTGTGCCTGCAAACACCACTGGAACGACCGGACAACTATGTGCTGTTCAGCCTTCTGTCTCTCCTGTTACCGGTGAATCAGCTGCTGATCTGCCTTGCGCCCGAACGTGGCCCGCTGAACCGGGGCGTCTGGCTGCACCTGCTGTTGCCGCTGCTGGCCTATCTCACGCTCTGGCTGCTGTGGCACAAGCAGATGCTCGGCTACTGGCTCGGCCACCTGCCCATGCCACTGCTCGAACTGCTCGCAGAAGGTCACTACCTCAGCGAAGGCGCGACCTGGCTTTTCAGTGCCACCTTCCTTCTTGGTGGCGCCGTTTTGGCACTGCGCCGTACCCGCGCCGATGCCGCACTTTTTGTCTCCCTGCTGACCATGCCGGCCTTGTTTTTCTGGTTTGACCTGAACCACATTTCGCCGCTGCTGTTTACCTGTATCCAGCTCTTGCTGTGCCAGGCGCTGGTTTCCCACTCCCATCAACTGGCCTTTATCGATGAGCTGACCGGGCTGCCGGCACGGCGCGCACTGCAGGAACAGCTCAGCAGCCCGGGCCAGCGCTACACCCTGGCCATGATGGATATTGATCACTTCAAGCAGTTCAACGACCACCATGGCCACGACGCCGGCGACCAGGTCCTGCGCATGGTGGCATCCCAGCTCAAACGGGTGGGGGGTGGCGGGCGAGTCTTCCGCTACGGCGGCGAGGAGTTCACCGTACTGTTTCGCGGCAAAACCGAAGCCCAGGCGCTGCCGTACCTGGAACAGCTGCGCGAATCCATCGCCCGCTACCCGCTGCACCTGCGCCAGCCGGATCGCACCGAGAACGCCAAGGCGGGCCGCCAGCAACGCCAGCCGGGCAAGCGCGGCGCAGGGGCAGGCAAGGCGCTGAGTGTCACCATCAGCATTGGCCTGTGCGAACGCGGCCCCACCCACCTGCACAGCGATGAGGTCATGCAACTGGCGGACAAGGCGCTCTATGCCGCCAAAGCGGCTGGCCGCAACCGTACCCTGGCCAGCTCTCAGCTGGGGCGGCGAAAGAGACGCAGCAGCCAGGCCGATTTTGCATGA
- a CDS encoding DUF5610 domain-containing protein, whose product MDIKPDNFGQQVSARAQAQDRPAGGLGAAVSEAARSAKLLPPAEQSQSRNEAILSASLKVSIAAGNQPMEALYRSVIGELENILGTDLGDKAIQSAYAEQLDVSPEATATRILSRATAFFDAYRAQQPDLSEDAARAGFADLISSGINQGFDQARSLLEGLGVLEGDIAGAIDSTYSLVMQGLEAFRGQPAAEPTS is encoded by the coding sequence ATGGACATAAAACCCGACAATTTCGGACAACAGGTATCGGCCCGTGCGCAGGCGCAAGATCGTCCGGCCGGCGGCCTCGGCGCAGCGGTCTCCGAGGCTGCCCGCAGCGCCAAACTGCTCCCGCCGGCCGAGCAAAGCCAAAGCCGCAACGAGGCAATTCTCTCTGCCTCGCTCAAGGTCAGCATCGCCGCGGGCAACCAGCCCATGGAAGCCCTCTATCGCAGCGTTATCGGTGAACTCGAAAACATTCTGGGCACGGACCTCGGTGACAAGGCAATCCAGAGCGCCTACGCCGAGCAACTGGATGTCAGCCCCGAAGCCACCGCCACGCGTATTCTGAGTCGCGCCACCGCCTTTTTCGACGCCTACAGAGCCCAGCAGCCGGACCTGAGCGAGGACGCGGCCCGGGCCGGCTTCGCCGACCTGATCAGCAGCGGCATCAACCAGGGGTTCGATCAGGCACGCAGCCTGCTGGAGGGGCTTGGCGTACTGGAGGGGGACATCGCCGGTGCCATAGACTCGACCTACAGCCTGGTGATGCAGGGCCTGGAAGCCTTCCGGGGCCAGCCGGCGGCAGAACCCACCAGCTGA
- a CDS encoding ArsR/SmtB family transcription factor has protein sequence MKANATQAARLMRALSNEHRLLILCYLQSRELSVSELNQCLDLSQSALSQHLAILRNDGLVQTRRESQTIYYSLHGDQALRLIETLHELYCAKK, from the coding sequence ATGAAAGCCAATGCGACACAGGCCGCACGGCTCATGCGTGCGCTCAGCAACGAACACAGGCTGCTGATATTGTGCTACCTCCAAAGCCGGGAACTGTCGGTCAGCGAACTCAATCAGTGCCTGGACCTGAGCCAGTCCGCGTTGTCACAGCATCTGGCCATACTGCGCAATGACGGCCTGGTGCAGACAAGGCGCGAATCCCAGACCATTTACTATTCCCTGCACGGCGATCAGGCTCTGCGCCTGATCGAAACATTGCACGAACTCTACTGCGCCAAAAAGTAA
- a CDS encoding MGMT family protein, which produces MSGSSIALPDTAAPEPLSDAERIWQVVARIPSGRICSYGQVADLAGLPRRARLVGRILSRLPKGSRLPWHRVVNARGELSLPAGSEGAQLQRRRLEDEGVCFLRGRIPLSRFRWDPSE; this is translated from the coding sequence ATGAGCGGGTCGTCGATAGCGTTACCGGATACGGCGGCACCTGAGCCACTGAGCGATGCCGAGCGGATCTGGCAGGTGGTGGCCCGTATCCCGAGCGGGCGCATATGCAGTTACGGCCAGGTGGCGGACCTGGCGGGCTTGCCGCGCCGGGCGCGCCTGGTGGGGCGCATTCTCAGTCGCCTGCCAAAGGGGAGTCGTTTGCCCTGGCACCGGGTGGTGAATGCCAGGGGCGAGCTGTCGTTGCCGGCGGGCAGCGAGGGTGCGCAGCTGCAGCGTCGCCGGCTTGAGGACGAGGGTGTCTGCTTTTTGCGCGGGCGCATTCCGCTGTCCCGTTTTCGCTGGGACCCCAGTGAATGA